The sequence below is a genomic window from Coffea arabica cultivar ET-39 chromosome 4c, Coffea Arabica ET-39 HiFi, whole genome shotgun sequence.
CAATCATCTATAATGATTAAATTATCTCTTCTTTGGCAATTAGAACATTGTTTCTCTAAAattactaatatatatataacaaagaCACATAAAAAgctaaaataattaaacaaataaaaaattacaagCATGAAGAGAGTGATGTTTATGTATAATATGCAatgaaatataattataaaacACGATTAACCACTTTGCGTCTAATCTAATAGAATAAAAGATTTACTTATATCTGCTCATGCACTTTAGGGATATTaaatttgttgtttagtttgaatttgattttgatacAAGGACAATCCACCTCATTATCTTGTCATATAAGTGAGATTTGAACAATTAGCATATTTGAAGAAATCATTGCCAGTGGAATTTCAGTTCTTGCAAACCAAATTCTTTGATTTATATTGATTCCAATGACATATCATCATGAAATATCCACATTGACTAATCAATCAATTATGATTTATTGTATGATTTAGGACATATAGCAAAGCATCTTTCCTCAAAATATTCACTAACTTCCTTAGGGGGCACTGTGAAATCAATCAAAAGATACCACTTTTTTGTGAGAACTTCAATAGTATGAGGTGGagctttcaaaagtttgaaAAGGCAGATTAAGTAGTCAGTGGTGTTGGTTATGCTCAAAATTCCCTCCACTCTCTCAACCTCATATTATCAAATGGCCTTCTTTCTGGGGTCTCCTCCTCCACCTACTCGCCTGAACTTCCAAGCTTCCTCATCTTGCTCCACCTCCTCATCTTCCTCGCGGTTCAACAGCACCGCTGGACATGTCCATGGATTTTGGACTAGTAgaagcaaaagaaaaccaaggttTCCTAAAATCTTTGCCAAAGcttcagaaaaggaggacaatGACAAGCCAGCATTCAACCCTTTTGGATTTGTCACCGATAATCCTTCCAGTAAGAGTGCTATTCAACTCCCTGAATCCCCTGCCGAGGACGGCAATGTCGGCCAAATGCTTTCCGTAAGCAACTCCGATCTGCTTTGCTGTCAATACTACAGCAGTCTTTTTGGCCTTTGTATCTTAAAATGTGTATGCACATCCTAGTAGTTATTTGTAATTTACGTTTGTTTTGGCATTTTCGATGAATGCCTTAATGCCTATGCCCTAATAACTTAGCAGTCTTCCCCGCTTTAGCAACTTGAACAACTGAAATCTTGTCTCTGCCCCACTTTTTAGAAAGTTACAGTGGACTTCGATGTGAGCATAAAAACTGTCATGTCGGCTAAAGATTAGACGCTGCCAATCAAGATCTTTGCATTGAAATTTCCATGTAGAACCTTGAGCTAGCTAGGATTGTTGGAGTCTTGTGAATTGTGCAATTTTATTGTTTGTAAATCTCTCTCTAATGTTTGTTTGAAAGGGAAACAAAAACTTGTTGGCCTTTCGAATTAAAGCTGAAGCACCTCGAGTGCAACCTGAATAGAAATCACCACTTAAGGACTTGAGCTTATCAATCTATATCTCATTTTAGAAGGACAAAACTTATGCAGCATCCACAATGTCATGCTTGCTGCGCAAGGTGATCCCAAAGGCAAAAGTGAACAAGAAAAACTGCATTGGACAGTAACTCCTTATAAATCTTCttgctgattttttttccttctgcaTTCGAATTATATTTTCTGTTTAAGAAGATGCTTCCTGTGAGAAAGGTTAAGGTGTGGAAGGGAGATATCTGCATCGTCTTTCCAGTTTGTAGAGAAATGCTTCATTCAGTGTGATGTGATGATTTAGCATTCAGGGGTTAATGTACTTGTACTCCTGTTTACAGAGAATAGAAGACAAAGGAAGGGAATATGGCTCATACATCCAATCTGGAGGGctaagatggtttgtgagagaAACAGGTCAACTATGCATTTTGCTGCTGTTGGTTATTTTCTTCTACAGGACTCAAGAAAATCTGTCTGCCCTTTGCAGGGTCAGCTGCAAGCAGACGTGGAACCATTGTGTTTCTTCATGGGGCTCCAACACAATCTTATAGCTATCGTAATGTCATGTCTCAGGTCAGCTTCCTCTCTAAGCTAAACCTAAGGTTGTATCGAACTCTGTGCAATCAGAAAACCAGGATGCTACTGCAGCTTaaattttttgcctttttccaattttcctctTTATTTCACTTTTATAGTTTTGAGTTAGCCAGCTGTTTTGCGCCTGTACATGTCTTTGAGAACTTGGCACATTTCTAAAGCAACAAAAAGTATTGACTCtagagaagaaaaattttgtagTACTTTAGTGAACTTATAAATCTGATAatgcaaaaggaaaaagaaaattacaaaagaatGCACGGTTAGCAATCAGAAAACACTACAGTGCTACATTGGTAAAAGTATACATGTTTGATCAAGTATTTATCCATTTATTGTTGGCACCATCTTACATGGTGGTTTATCATTTCATCTGTGTTAATCTGTGACTAACATCTTTGTTTACCAGATGGCAGATTCTGGGTTTCACTGCTTTGCACCAGACTGGATAGGATTTGGGTTTAGTGACAAGCCACAGCCTGGATATGGTTTTGATTACACTGGTTGGTAAATTTTGCAAAGATTCAGATCTGACAGTATTAGAGAAGAATTTTATGTGGCGCTATTGCTTCGTTTCTGAGATTATGAGAAATTCATTGTGACAGAAACAGAGTTCCATGACGGATTTGATAAGTTACTAGATGTCCTTGGGGTCACATCTCCATTTTTCCTCGTTGTTCAGGTTAGAAAAGGTTTCATCAAGCTAAAGATCTATAGAAGTGATATTCTTATTGGTACATGCAAAGCAACACGTACCCTCAAAAAATTGTTTGATATTTAGTTTTTAATGTACATCCTACACTGCAAGTTTTGATTGCTCAAGAGTTGCAGGATTTGCCGTGATGTATGAATATCATGATCTAGCGGTAGTCAAATCACATTTCTAAACTCTCCTATTATCATTTTTGTGCAGGGATTCCTTGTAGGTTCTTATGGATTGACTTGGGCTTTaaagaaccaaaataaaataTCAAAGCTGGCAATTCTGAACACTCCATTGACAGTTTCATCTCCTATTCCTGGACTCTTTAAACAGCTCAGGTTTAATTTTTAAGTGTTGAGCATTGGTGTAAATTCATCAAGCAGTAACTTCGTTAAAAATTGATGAGTCAAATTATATTCTTCATATATAAATCTGGAGATGTTGATTTTACTCAATTAGTTTGAGAATCTATCTAGTGCGTCAACGAATATTGTCTTCTTTGAATCTCTCATAACATGTTGTCTTCTTTTTTGGGGGATTAAGTCACTATGGTTAACCACTAATTTGTTTAGGTTTGGAAGATAATATGCATATGTgacccccccctcccccctcccccctcccTTTTCCCGGCATCCCCCTCTGTAGCATATTCAAACAGAAGTTTAGTGAGTTGACTTCAGTAATATTATACATCTTTTGTACGTTTCAACTGAGACTTGGATTTTCATGAAGTCATCCTACTGTATAACAGTTAAAAGCAGTTAATTCAGAATAATTGACATTACTAATTCTTGGAAGCATCTGCTTCCAGATTTCTCGTTAGATACACCCAAAAAGTAATTATAGGAAACTCAGAAGCAGCATATTGTCTGGCTAAACATTCCACGTATACCTGCTTCTGATGCAGTGACACTTTGGAAGAAAATTAGACAGTGACGTACTTTCTGACCATATGGACATGTTAATTGAACCCCTCAGTATGTTGTTTGACTGTATTGATCCATGCTTCTTGTTCTTGGTGAAATGGAAAAGGAGAGAAGTGGAGAGGTCAATCTGAAAACAGTTGATAACTGCCCTTTTACTTTTAACGTCAAACATCAAAAGCAACAGGCTGACACGGAAACTCTCTTTTCTTCTGCATCGGAAAAGAGTGTAAAGGCTATGTCATAGAGAGCTTTTGTTGATGATATGCTTTCATGTCTCATGGCCATTTTCTTTCATTCGGCTTATAATCCACAATTTGAAGAAAGTGGTTGACCTGTTTCCTTAATAGTCTACAAATGGTTTATCCACGGTTTGATTGCCAATACT
It includes:
- the LOC140005139 gene encoding uncharacterized protein isoform X1; protein product: MLKIPSTLSTSYYQMAFFLGSPPPPTRLNFQASSSCSTSSSSSRFNSTAGHVHGFWTSRSKRKPRFPKIFAKASEKEDNDKPAFNPFGFVTDNPSSKSAIQLPESPAEDGNVGQMLSRIEDKGREYGSYIQSGGLRWFVRETGSAASRRGTIVFLHGAPTQSYSYRNVMSQMADSGFHCFAPDWIGFGFSDKPQPGYGFDYTETEFHDGFDKLLDVLGVTSPFFLVVQGFLVGSYGLTWALKNQNKISKLAILNTPLTVSSPIPGLFKQLRIPFLGEFTCQNAIMAERFIEAGSAYVLKLEKAEVYRLPYLSSSGPGFALLEAAKKVNFNELLGEISCGFASGRWDKPILVAWGISDKYLPQSVAEEFQKGNPEVVKLELIEGAGHMPQEDWPEKVVDALRISF
- the LOC140005139 gene encoding uncharacterized protein isoform X2, with product MLKIPSTLSTSYYQMAFFLGSPPPPTRLNFQASSSCSTSSSSSRFNSTAGHVHGFWTSRSKRKPRFPKIFAKASEKEDNDKPAFNPFGFVTDNPSSKSAIQLPESPAEDGNVGQMLSRIEDKGREYGSYIQSGGLRWFVRETGSAASRRGTIVFLHGAPTQSYSYRNVMSQMADSGFHCFAPDWIGFGFSDKPQPGYGFDYTETEFHDGFDKLLDVLGVTSPFFLVVQGFLVGSYGLTWALKNQNKISKLAILNTPLTVSSPIPGLFKQLSYVLKLEKAEVYRLPYLSSSGPGFALLEAAKKVNFNELLGEISCGFASGRWDKPILVAWGISDKYLPQSVAEEFQKGNPEVVKLELIEGAGHMPQEDWPEKVVDALRISF